The DNA segment CACAGGAGGAGGGCCTTGAGAGCGGCCTTGAGCGGCGTTCCCCTCCAGACAACACCCACGTTCTTCTGGTAGTAGTCCTCTATCGTCACGTTCTTCAGCTTCTCGTTCTTGGCGAGGTATCTGCGCACTATGTCGCCGACTGTTAGAACGCCTATAACCCTGTTCTCCTCATCAACGACGACGACACGCCTGTAGTCCATCTCCAGCATCGCCCTGACGGCCTTTTTGAGGTCGTCGTTGGGTTTGACTGCCGGCACGTCCCTCTTAACCAGCATTGCGAGCTGCTCCTCATCAGGGTGAAGCAGAACCCGCTTTATACTTATGATCCCGACGAGGGCCTTGGTGTTCTTGTTGATTACGGGAAATGACCTTACCTTATGCTTTCTGAAGAGCTCGAGGGCGTATCCCCTCGTGGCTGGAAGCTCTATAACCACCGGCTCCGAAGTCATCAAAGTCTTCACACGCATTTCCTTCACCACCGCTTTAAGTTAAAGCGCCCTCCTCCTATTTTAAGCTTTTCATTCAAAAATTGACAAAAAAGTGAGGGGCCTCAGCCCGCCAGAACTGAGAGGAAAACACCCGCAGCAACGGCGGTTCCAATAACGCCGGCAACGTTCGGCCCCATGGCGTGCATGAGGATGAAGTTGCCCGGGTCTTCCTCACTGGCCATCCTCTGGACGACGCGGGCGCTCATCGGGACCGCTGAAACGCCAGCCGCCCCTATCATCGGGTTTATCCTTCCTCCGGAGAGCTTCATCATGAGCTTTCCGAAGAGCACACCGCCGGCGGTGGCGCTGGCGAAGGCAACGATACCGAGGCCGAGGATCATCAGGGTCTCCTGTGTGAGGAAGCTGTCAGCCCTCATAGTCGAACCGACACCGAGGCCGAGGAAGATGGTGACGATGTTCATGAGCTCCTCCTGGGCTGCCCTGCTGAGCCTCTCGACAACGCCGCTCTCGCGGAAGAGGTTGCCTATCATGAGCATTCCGACGAGCGGGGCGGCGCTCGGAACGAGGAGACCGATGACGATCATGCTGATTATGGGGAAGATTATCTTCTCCCTCTTGGACACGGGCCTGAGCTGCTCCATTCTGATTTTTCTCTCCTCCCTGGTCGTGAGGGCCCTGATGATGGGTGGCTGAATGAGCGGAACCAAGCTCATGTAGCTGTAAGCAGCGACCGCCGTCGCTCCCAGTATCTCGGGCGCGAGCTTTGTGGTGAGGTATATCGTCGTCGGCCCGTCGGCGCCACCGATGATTCCTATGCTCGCCGCCTGGTGCAGGTTGAAGCCGAGGGCCAGTGCGGTGAGCATCGCTATGAACACACCTATCTGCGCCGCCGCACCCATGAGCGCCGTCTTGGGGTCGGCTATCATCGGCCCGAAGTCGGTCATGGCTCCTAGGCCGAAGAATATCAGGAGCGGCACTATCTCCGTCCTGATGAGGGTGTAGTAGATTATGTCAAAGATGCCTGGAGGTCCGTACTGCTGGTTGAGGTAGCTCAGCGTTGCGAAGATGTTGTCCGCTATGTGCTCGGGCAGGTTCGGGGCTATGGGCCAGTTGGCCAGGTGGCCGAGCGGGATGTTCACCAGCACGGCGCTTATGCCTATCGGGAGGAGCAGGAGGGGCTCCATCTCGTAGCGTATGGCCAGGTAAACGAGCGCCAGACCGACGGCTATCATCACC comes from the Thermococcus celericrescens genome and includes:
- a CDS encoding CBS domain-containing protein, whose product is MRVKTLMTSEPVVIELPATRGYALELFRKHKVRSFPVINKNTKALVGIISIKRVLLHPDEEQLAMLVKRDVPAVKPNDDLKKAVRAMLEMDYRRVVVVDEENRVIGVLTVGDIVRRYLAKNEKLKNVTIEDYYQKNVGVVWRGTPLKAALKALLLCNAMAIPVIDDEGNLVGMVDETDILKDSEVIRVMKSTALSASSEEDWILESNPTLLFEKAELQLPKKPVEDIMNRELVVATPHMSVYDVAQKMVKYEIEQLPVIRGEGELVGIVRDMDIIKVILNK
- a CDS encoding sodium ion-translocating decarboxylase subunit beta, whose amino-acid sequence is MAGLVESIIAFFQGMGLLNLSWGNVVMIAVGLALVYLAIRYEMEPLLLLPIGISAVLVNIPLGHLANWPIAPNLPEHIADNIFATLSYLNQQYGPPGIFDIIYYTLIRTEIVPLLIFFGLGAMTDFGPMIADPKTALMGAAAQIGVFIAMLTALALGFNLHQAASIGIIGGADGPTTIYLTTKLAPEILGATAVAAYSYMSLVPLIQPPIIRALTTREERKIRMEQLRPVSKREKIIFPIISMIVIGLLVPSAAPLVGMLMIGNLFRESGVVERLSRAAQEELMNIVTIFLGLGVGSTMRADSFLTQETLMILGLGIVAFASATAGGVLFGKLMMKLSGGRINPMIGAAGVSAVPMSARVVQRMASEEDPGNFILMHAMGPNVAGVIGTAVAAGVFLSVLAG